In one window of Buchnera aphidicola (Cavariella theobaldi) DNA:
- the hflC gene encoding protease modulator HflC, with protein sequence MNMSKIFVSLSSLLLFLLYFSFFIVQEGERGIVLPFNNIIQNYSSENIVYTPGLHFKWPILDTIKILDARIHTIDNQKEHFITKEKKELILNYYIKWRIVDFSRYYNNIKEKNSSQIELFLKRQINNQLQSYVSSLSMKEVISNSEQQLNKYIINAFNNKLLDSDKFLPISIHNIKEIGIKLVDIRIQKINLPDIMYKFIYSHMYSKQKAIALNKKIQNKEHIKKLHVIIDHKMSIILSEAQKQAFFIKGAAEAKVMQLFAENFNKEPDFYFFIRSLRAYENSFKNNENVMFINLNNEFFQHMTTITNIIN encoded by the coding sequence ATGAATATGAGTAAAATTTTCGTTAGCCTGTCTAGTTTGTTATTATTTTTATTATATTTTTCTTTTTTTATTGTACAAGAAGGTGAACGCGGTATTGTATTACCATTTAATAATATTATACAAAATTATTCTAGTGAAAATATTGTATATACGCCTGGATTACATTTTAAATGGCCAATTTTAGATACAATTAAGATATTAGATGCACGTATTCATACTATTGATAATCAAAAAGAACATTTTATTACTAAAGAAAAAAAAGAATTAATTTTAAATTATTATATAAAATGGAGAATTGTTGATTTTAGTCGTTATTATAATAATATTAAAGAAAAAAATTCTTCGCAAATAGAATTATTTTTAAAACGACAAATTAATAATCAATTACAATCTTATGTGAGCTCTTTAAGTATGAAAGAAGTGATTTCTAATTCTGAACAACAATTAAATAAATATATTATTAATGCATTTAATAATAAATTACTTGATTCTGATAAATTTTTGCCAATTTCTATACATAATATAAAAGAAATTGGGATTAAATTAGTTGATATACGAATTCAAAAAATCAACCTACCGGATATAATGTATAAATTTATATATAGTCATATGTACTCCAAACAAAAAGCAATAGCACTGAACAAAAAAATTCAAAACAAAGAACATATAAAAAAATTACATGTAATAATAGATCATAAAATGTCTATAATTTTGTCAGAAGCACAAAAACAAGCTTTTTTCATTAAAGGTGCTGCTGAAGCAAAAGTAATGCAATTATTTGCAGAAAATTTTAATAAAGAGCCTGATTTTTATTTTTTTATACGTAGTTTACGCGCATATGAAAATAGTTTTAAGAATAATGAAAATGTCATGTTTATTAATTTAAATAATGAATTTTTTCAACATATGACAACAATAACGAACATTATAAATTAA
- a CDS encoding PTS mannitol transporter subunit IICBA, whose protein sequence is MFKLITLKIQIFGRFLSNMIMPNISVFIAWGVMTSLFLPLGWFPNSSLSHLISPIMTYLLPLSISYTGGRLIAGDRGGLAGSIGVIGAITSTNMPMLLGAMIVGPLSGWSVKYFDKLIENKIKNGFEMLVNNFSLAIISIIISILSFFFVGPFIEFIAHFLSLAIKIFTDYHFLPIISIIIEPAKIFFLNNAINHGVLSPLGIQEVIEKNSSIFFLIESNPGPGLGILMAWFFYGKGDLSKTAGGAAFIEFLGGVHEIYFPYVLIKPKLIIALILGGVTGVFSLVTLQGGLISAVSPGSILSILAMTPKGLYLVNIISIFCSFLVSYISSVILLQIQFNKNKNLNTSCSSHINIKKYIDHNSFENILCKNIKKIIVACDAGMGSSALGASILRKKIYEANLTYISVSNTAINLLPKTADLIITHYHLTQRAKIYAPDAQHLSLKNFLNHDFYDSLIQILLKNKPIFNNADNTDNILDLVKPKFLFTISKKNIFLNQYANNKEEAITLVGRYLFEQGYVQENYINAMLEREKISSTWIGESIALPHGTIQSKDSILKTGIIFCQFPQGVHFGDEIDDVAYIVIGIAARNNEHITVVSKITNALDNAKIIKQLSKTQNIEEVLSYLTL, encoded by the coding sequence ATGTTTAAATTAATTACATTAAAAATTCAAATATTTGGTCGTTTTTTAAGTAATATGATAATGCCTAATATAAGTGTGTTTATTGCATGGGGTGTTATGACATCTTTATTTTTACCTTTAGGATGGTTTCCAAATTCATCGTTATCGCATTTAATATCTCCTATTATGACCTACCTTTTACCTTTATCTATCAGTTATACTGGAGGGCGATTAATCGCTGGTGACAGAGGGGGATTAGCTGGTAGTATAGGTGTTATCGGAGCTATTACTAGTACAAATATGCCTATGTTATTAGGTGCCATGATAGTAGGACCATTATCAGGTTGGAGTGTAAAATATTTTGACAAGTTAATAGAGAATAAAATTAAAAATGGTTTTGAAATGTTAGTCAATAATTTTTCTCTTGCTATTATCTCTATAATAATATCCATTCTTTCGTTTTTTTTTGTAGGACCTTTTATTGAATTTATTGCTCATTTTTTAAGTTTAGCAATTAAAATTTTTACAGATTATCACTTTTTACCTATTATTTCAATTATTATAGAACCCGCAAAAATATTTTTTTTAAATAATGCTATTAATCACGGAGTTCTTTCACCTTTAGGTATTCAAGAGGTAATAGAAAAAAATAGTTCTATCTTTTTCTTAATTGAATCTAATCCAGGGCCGGGATTGGGAATATTGATGGCATGGTTTTTTTATGGCAAAGGAGACTTATCAAAAACTGCTGGAGGAGCAGCTTTTATAGAATTTTTAGGTGGAGTCCACGAAATTTATTTTCCTTATGTCTTAATTAAACCAAAATTAATTATTGCTCTTATTTTAGGTGGTGTTACAGGAGTCTTCTCTCTGGTGACTTTACAAGGTGGTTTGATTTCAGCAGTTTCTCCTGGATCTATTTTATCTATCTTAGCAATGACTCCTAAAGGATTATATTTAGTTAATATAATATCTATTTTTTGTTCTTTTTTAGTATCTTATATTAGTTCTGTAATATTATTACAAATACAGTTTAATAAAAACAAAAATCTGAATACGTCTTGCAGTAGCCATATAAATATAAAAAAATATATAGATCATAATTCTTTTGAAAATATTTTATGTAAAAATATTAAAAAAATTATTGTAGCTTGCGATGCTGGTATGGGTTCAAGTGCTTTAGGTGCTAGTATCCTACGAAAAAAGATTTATGAGGCAAATTTGACTTATATTTCTGTATCTAATACAGCTATTAATTTATTACCTAAGACGGCAGATTTAATAATTACACATTATCATTTAACTCAACGTGCTAAAATATACGCACCAGATGCTCAACACTTATCTTTAAAAAATTTTCTTAATCACGATTTTTATGATAGCTTGATTCAAATATTATTAAAAAACAAGCCTATATTTAATAATGCAGACAACACAGATAATATACTTGATTTAGTTAAACCGAAATTCCTTTTTACAATTAGCAAAAAAAATATTTTTTTAAATCAATATGCTAATAATAAAGAAGAGGCTATTACATTAGTAGGTAGGTATTTATTTGAACAAGGTTATGTTCAAGAAAATTATATTAATGCTATGTTGGAGCGTGAAAAAATTTCTTCTACATGGATTGGAGAATCTATAGCATTACCACATGGTACTATTCAGTCAAAAGATTCTATTTTAAAAACAGGAATTATTTTTTGTCAATTTCCACAAGGAGTTCATTTTGGAGATGAAATTGATGATGTTGCTTATATTGTAATTGGAATTGCAGCTAGAAACAATGAGCATATTACGGTTGTGAGTAAAATTACTAATGCTTTAGATAACGCAAAAATTATTAAACAATTATCTAAAACGCAAAATATAGAAGAAGTCTTATCTTATTTGACTTTATAA
- a CDS encoding adenylosuccinate synthase, whose amino-acid sequence MNKNIVILGTQWGDEGKGKIVDVLTSKNSYVVRYQGGHNAGHTLVIDGKKIVLHLVPSGLLRDDVIGIIAHGVVLSPFALFQEVDMLENLGFHIKNRLFISDMSPLILKYHVAMDIAREKKLGLNALGTTGRGIGPAYEDKISRCSILCGDLKDIKILSVKLEKILDYYNHQFISFYNQPMMYYKDIIKELLPVIDFCHDMIQDTTDMLHNTVKNRKNIIFEGAQGSFLDVDHGTYPYVTSSNSTVGGIMTGTGVGPKHLDYILGITKAYSTRVGNGPFPTELFDDVDKHLSYYGHEFGSTTGRKRRTGWLDIVLLCRAIYLNSLSSLCLTKLDVLDGLKEIKICIAYKNIQTLEVIKYPSMYHLQNMRPIYETHPGWMQKTKGVTKLKDLPNEAQRYIHRIEELTNTPISIISTGPDRLHTIFIKDFTPI is encoded by the coding sequence ATGAATAAAAATATAGTTATATTAGGCACGCAATGGGGTGATGAAGGAAAAGGTAAAATAGTTGATGTTTTAACTTCAAAAAATTCATATGTGGTAAGATATCAAGGTGGACATAATGCAGGTCATACATTGGTAATAGATGGAAAAAAAATTGTTCTTCATTTAGTTCCATCGGGATTATTACGTGATGATGTTATTGGTATTATTGCTCATGGTGTAGTATTATCTCCTTTCGCATTGTTTCAAGAAGTAGATATGTTAGAAAACCTTGGTTTTCATATAAAAAATCGTCTTTTTATTTCTGATATGTCACCTTTAATATTAAAATATCATGTCGCGATGGATATAGCTCGCGAAAAAAAATTAGGATTGAATGCATTAGGTACAACTGGGCGAGGAATTGGCCCGGCATATGAAGATAAAATATCACGTTGTTCTATACTATGTGGTGATTTGAAGGATATAAAAATACTATCTGTCAAATTAGAAAAAATATTAGATTATTATAATCATCAATTTATATCCTTTTATAATCAGCCTATGATGTATTATAAAGATATTATTAAAGAATTATTACCGGTAATAGATTTTTGTCATGATATGATTCAAGATACTACAGATATGCTTCACAATACAGTTAAAAATAGAAAAAATATTATTTTTGAAGGAGCTCAAGGTAGTTTTTTAGATGTAGATCATGGAACATATCCATATGTTACTTCATCTAATAGTACTGTAGGTGGAATTATGACCGGAACAGGGGTGGGTCCAAAACATTTAGATTATATATTAGGAATAACAAAAGCATACTCTACTCGAGTAGGAAATGGTCCATTTCCTACAGAATTATTTGATGATGTTGACAAACATTTATCTTATTACGGTCACGAATTTGGCTCTACGACTGGACGTAAGAGACGTACCGGTTGGTTGGATATAGTTCTATTATGTCGTGCAATATATTTAAATTCTTTATCATCTTTATGTTTAACTAAATTAGATGTATTGGATGGATTAAAAGAAATAAAAATTTGTATAGCATATAAAAATATTCAAACTTTAGAAGTTATTAAATATCCTTCTATGTATCATTTGCAAAATATGCGTCCAATATATGAAACACATCCAGGATGGATGCAAAAAACAAAAGGTGTCACAAAGTTAAAAGATCTTCCTAATGAAGCTCAAAGGTACATACATCGTATAGAAGAATTAACAAATACTCCTATTAGTATCATTTCGACTGGTCCTGATCGTTTGCATACTATTTTTATTAAAGATTTTACTCCTATTTAA
- the miaA gene encoding tRNA (adenosine(37)-N6)-dimethylallyltransferase MiaA, translated as MGPTACGKSKFAINLRSYLPIELISVDSALIYRDMNIGTSKPNDSDLLKHPHHLLNIKDPIESYSVAEFQKDVLKIIIKIIQSGKIPCLVGGTMFYYQALLYGLSALPKSNQKIREHILHIVKNKDCLHKQLKLIDPISAVRIHHNDIQRLLRALEVFFITGKTITELTQNNSYILPYTVLQFALMPPSKEWLYKQINFRLDQMLFTGFQKEVELLFYRGDLHIKLQSIRCIGYRQMWQYLEYKISHQEMVYEIIRSTRKLAKHQLTWLKKWKNIYILDNQNFDLSIKKFLNIFNKKIIKCYS; from the coding sequence ATGGGACCAACGGCTTGTGGAAAAAGTAAATTTGCTATTAATCTTAGATCATATTTACCAATAGAATTAATAAGTGTCGATTCAGCTTTAATTTATCGCGATATGAATATTGGAACATCAAAACCAAATGATTCTGATTTATTGAAACACCCTCATCATTTATTAAATATTAAAGATCCTATTGAAAGTTATTCTGTTGCAGAATTTCAAAAAGATGTTTTAAAAATCATTATAAAAATTATTCAATCTGGGAAAATACCTTGTCTTGTCGGTGGAACAATGTTTTATTATCAAGCATTGTTATACGGATTATCTGCTCTACCTAAATCTAATCAAAAAATTCGTGAACATATTTTGCATATAGTTAAAAATAAAGATTGTTTACACAAACAGTTAAAGTTAATTGATCCTATTTCTGCTGTGCGTATTCATCATAATGATATTCAGAGATTATTAAGAGCATTAGAGGTATTTTTTATTACTGGAAAAACTATTACTGAATTAACACAAAATAATAGTTATATATTACCATATACTGTTTTACAATTTGCTCTTATGCCACCAAGTAAAGAGTGGTTGTATAAGCAAATTAATTTTCGTTTAGATCAAATGTTATTTACAGGTTTTCAAAAAGAAGTCGAGTTATTATTTTATAGAGGAGATTTGCATATAAAATTACAATCTATTCGATGTATAGGTTATCGTCAAATGTGGCAATATTTAGAATATAAAATCAGTCATCAAGAAATGGTTTACGAAATTATAAGATCTACACGGAAATTGGCTAAACATCAATTGACTTGGCTGAAAAAATGGAAAAATATTTATATATTAGATAATCAAAATTTTGATTTATCTATTAAAAAATTTTTAAACATTTTTAACAAAAAAATTATCAAGTGTTATTCATAA
- the hflK gene encoding FtsH protease activity modulator HflK, whose translation MAWKKPNNCKSDIDPWGQNNSSNKKSSNRTDEKKIVKKTHLSDMKSFLYKISGTIINTNNSLQSSKKNGNPIGIMLFIIFFIWCFYGFYIIKDNERGVITTLGKFSNIVQPGLHWRPIFIKNVKIVDTTIIRELITKSSILTADDNVVYTEMNIKYKIINPEDYFFSVLYPDNSLRQATESAIRNVISHTTMNQILTEDRVWIKNNIQKNIEEIIKPYKMGIRILDVNTQVIEPPKFLKSSFNDVIVAYENHNQYIHEAKTYYQKIELQTNAQVKHILEDAKTYSAHIILEAEKEVSHFSQILPEYKKAKNITLKRLYLESMERILSNTKKIFIDQKNNPVLLLSLDQFFNNTKSINKPIRYYTNPNKVDVNFFVKNKHHHHFSPLPSNNIVEQRRINSIRSDIGKLEKK comes from the coding sequence ATGGCCTGGAAAAAACCAAATAATTGTAAGTCTGATATTGATCCGTGGGGTCAAAATAATAGTAGTAATAAAAAATCTTCTAATCGTACTGACGAAAAAAAAATAGTTAAAAAAACTCATTTATCAGATATGAAAAGTTTTTTATATAAAATTAGTGGTACTATTATTAATACCAATAATTCTTTGCAATCTTCAAAAAAAAATGGTAATCCAATTGGGATAATGTTATTTATTATTTTTTTTATTTGGTGTTTTTATGGTTTTTATATTATTAAAGATAATGAACGAGGTGTAATTACTACTTTAGGAAAATTTAGTAATATAGTTCAACCGGGATTGCATTGGAGACCTATATTTATAAAAAATGTAAAAATTGTTGATACAACTATTATACGTGAATTAATAACTAAAAGCTCTATATTAACGGCTGATGATAATGTTGTTTATACAGAAATGAATATTAAATATAAAATCATTAATCCAGAAGATTATTTTTTTTCTGTATTGTATCCAGATAATAGTTTACGTCAAGCAACTGAGAGTGCAATTCGTAACGTTATTAGTCATACTACTATGAATCAAATTTTAACTGAAGACCGAGTGTGGATAAAAAATAATATACAAAAAAACATTGAAGAAATAATAAAACCCTATAAAATGGGGATAAGAATATTAGATGTGAATACGCAAGTTATTGAGCCTCCCAAATTTTTAAAATCTTCTTTTAATGATGTTATAGTTGCCTATGAAAATCATAACCAGTATATACATGAAGCAAAAACATACTATCAAAAAATAGAATTACAAACCAATGCGCAAGTTAAACATATTTTAGAAGATGCGAAAACATATTCAGCACATATCATATTAGAAGCAGAAAAAGAAGTATCACATTTTTCTCAGATATTACCTGAATATAAAAAAGCTAAAAATATTACTTTAAAGCGTCTTTACTTAGAATCTATGGAAAGAATATTAAGCAACACCAAAAAAATTTTTATCGATCAAAAAAATAATCCAGTATTATTGTTGTCTTTGGATCAATTTTTCAATAATACAAAATCTATTAACAAGCCTATCAGATATTATACAAACCCTAATAAAGTAGATGTGAATTTTTTTGTAAAAAATAAACATCATCATCATTTTTCTCCGCTGCCGTCTAATAATATTGTAGAACAACGTCGTATAAATTCTATACGTAGTGATATTGGAAAATTAGAGAAAAAATGA
- a CDS encoding mannitol-1-phosphate 5-dehydrogenase has protein sequence MQSLHFGAGNIGRGLIGKLLSESGFNVIFADVNLELVDAINYYKQYNIRIVDKYKDEIQCVKKISAIHVENPDIYKIIANTNLITTAVGFNILEKISMIITQGIIYKINTSSQMPLNIIACENKALSSSYLKKMILSNIPIEYHAYIQKYIGFVDCSIDSIIPSVQHKEKDILFLMAENFQEWIVNPNQFKGKIPDIINMKFSNNLIAYIERKLFTLNTGHAIAAYLGLLKKYKTIKEAISDHDIRNIVKSAMQESGNVLINRYHFNKNDHLSYINTIFCRFENAFLIDSLERIGRNPLQKLEKQERLIKPLLGAIEYNLPYKNLIKGIASVFHYHNKNDRESMKINFLIKKDGIQKTILNICQLKQYSYVVDSILTEYQYFFS, from the coding sequence ATGCAATCACTTCATTTTGGAGCGGGAAATATTGGGCGTGGTTTAATTGGTAAATTGTTATCGGAATCTGGTTTTAATGTAATTTTTGCTGATGTTAATTTAGAGTTAGTAGATGCAATTAATTATTATAAACAGTATAATATTAGAATCGTAGATAAATATAAAGATGAAATACAATGTGTTAAAAAAATTAGCGCAATTCATGTAGAAAATCCTGATATTTATAAAATTATTGCTAATACGAATTTAATTACAACCGCAGTGGGTTTTAATATTTTAGAAAAAATTTCTATGATAATTACGCAGGGTATAATATATAAAATTAATACATCATCTCAAATGCCATTGAATATCATTGCTTGTGAAAATAAAGCACTATCGAGCTCTTATTTAAAAAAAATGATTCTTTCAAATATACCCATAGAATATCATGCCTATATACAAAAATATATTGGTTTTGTAGATTGTAGTATCGATAGTATTATACCTTCTGTTCAACATAAAGAAAAAGATATTTTGTTTTTAATGGCGGAGAATTTTCAAGAATGGATAGTAAATCCTAATCAATTTAAAGGAAAGATACCTGATATTATTAATATGAAATTTAGTAATAATTTAATTGCATATATAGAAAGAAAATTATTTACTTTGAATACGGGACATGCTATAGCTGCATATTTAGGATTATTAAAAAAATATAAAACAATAAAAGAGGCTATATCAGATCACGATATTCGAAATATTGTTAAAAGCGCAATGCAAGAAAGTGGTAATGTCTTAATTAATCGGTATCATTTTAATAAAAATGATCATCTTTCTTATATTAATACAATTTTTTGTCGTTTTGAAAATGCATTTTTGATAGATTCATTAGAACGCATAGGACGTAATCCATTGCAAAAATTAGAAAAACAAGAGAGGTTAATAAAACCTCTTTTAGGTGCTATAGAATATAATTTACCTTATAAAAATTTAATCAAAGGTATTGCAAGCGTTTTTCATTATCATAATAAGAATGATAGAGAATCAATGAAAATAAATTTTTTAATAAAAAAAGACGGAATACAAAAAACGATTTTAAACATTTGTCAATTAAAACAATATAGTTATGTAGTAGATTCTATTCTGACAGAATATCAATATTTTTTTTCATGA
- the rnr gene encoding ribonuclease R, with amino-acid sequence MVVDPYQKREAKKYKNPIPSREYIISWLKKNIDFITLKKLENIFNINNKEGRKALRRRLRAMERDRQIVYISNKCYTIPEKLQIIHGTVIGHRDGYGFLRTETLQDDLWLSVEQMKLCIHGDVVSAYIIDTDRKGRSSAKILKILKPNNNLIVGRYYVNNKKNFVIPDDVRFNFKIYVITNVKKDILDGSIVVVQLKKYPRNKYQAEGLIVEILGEKMGTNLAIEIALRTHSIPDQWSLEVRNQLLNIKNTISHNDRKNRADLRHLPFFTIDDEDARDFDDAIFCKKKINTEEEWDLWVAIADVSAYVKPNTALDKIASERGNSIYFPSRVIPMLPEKISIDLCSLNPHVERLCLVCQMHLSSKGALISYKHYEAIISSHGRFTYNQILKIWNGDVLLCTKYKKELKYIINLFHLQKVFNMYKFDKKNIDFENIEPKFILDSNLRIHKIYQNIRHDVHKFIESCMILANIASSFLVKKYKYPVLFRNHDKPSNNNIISFRFFLKELGLKLCGGDIPESIHYSNLLKKSSYRSDYEIIQNMLLRSMKQAVYSPENRGHFGLCLSSYVHFTSPIRRYPDLLVHRVIKFLILKEKKIFFNKNHIYNINLINLKEAERLGIHCSMTERRADNAVRDVIDWLKCDFMQKKIGHILKGVISNVTSFGLFVRLNSLFIDGLVHIKTLSDDYYYFDSLRLRLIGKSHKKTYRLGDSLDVKVIAINSHERKIELSLCISY; translated from the coding sequence ATGGTAGTAGATCCCTACCAAAAAAGAGAAGCTAAAAAATATAAAAATCCCATCCCGAGTCGTGAATATATTATATCCTGGTTAAAAAAAAATATAGATTTTATTACTCTAAAAAAATTAGAAAACATTTTTAATATAAATAATAAAGAAGGACGAAAAGCGTTGCGTCGAAGGTTAAGAGCTATGGAAAGAGATAGACAAATTGTTTATATTAGTAACAAATGTTATACCATTCCAGAAAAACTACAAATTATACATGGAACAGTAATAGGTCATAGAGATGGTTATGGTTTTCTACGAACAGAAACATTGCAAGATGATCTTTGGTTATCAGTAGAACAAATGAAACTATGTATTCATGGTGATGTTGTGTCAGCTTATATTATTGATACTGACAGAAAAGGGCGTAGTTCAGCAAAAATATTAAAAATATTAAAACCCAATAATAATTTAATAGTGGGTAGATATTATGTCAATAATAAAAAAAATTTTGTTATTCCAGATGACGTTCGTTTTAATTTTAAAATTTATGTTATAACTAATGTGAAAAAAGATATTCTCGATGGATCTATTGTGGTAGTACAATTAAAAAAATATCCTCGCAATAAGTATCAAGCGGAGGGATTAATAGTAGAAATATTAGGAGAAAAAATGGGTACGAATTTAGCTATAGAAATAGCATTACGTACACATTCTATTCCAGATCAATGGTCCTTAGAAGTTAGGAATCAATTATTAAATATAAAAAATACTATTAGTCATAATGATAGAAAAAATCGTGCAGACTTAAGACATCTTCCATTTTTTACTATTGATGATGAAGATGCTCGCGATTTTGACGATGCTATTTTTTGTAAAAAAAAAATTAATACCGAAGAAGAATGGGATTTATGGGTGGCTATTGCAGATGTTAGCGCTTATGTGAAACCAAACACTGCATTAGATAAAATAGCATCAGAGAGAGGAAATTCTATATATTTTCCCTCACGAGTAATTCCCATGTTACCCGAAAAAATATCAATAGATTTATGCTCTTTGAATCCTCATGTAGAACGTTTATGCTTGGTGTGTCAAATGCATTTATCTTCTAAAGGCGCGTTAATAAGTTATAAACATTATGAAGCAATAATATCTTCCCATGGACGATTCACTTATAATCAGATTTTAAAAATATGGAATGGTGATGTATTACTCTGCACAAAGTATAAAAAAGAATTAAAATATATTATAAATCTTTTTCATTTACAAAAAGTATTTAATATGTATAAATTTGATAAAAAAAATATTGATTTTGAAAATATAGAACCAAAATTTATTTTAGATTCTAATTTACGAATTCATAAAATTTATCAAAATATTCGCCATGATGTACATAAATTTATTGAATCTTGTATGATATTAGCGAATATTGCTTCATCATTCTTAGTAAAAAAATATAAATATCCTGTTTTATTTCGTAATCATGATAAACCAAGTAATAATAACATTATTAGTTTTCGTTTTTTTTTAAAAGAATTAGGATTAAAATTATGTGGCGGCGATATACCAGAATCTATTCATTATTCTAATTTGTTGAAAAAATCATCTTATCGCTCTGATTATGAGATAATTCAAAATATGTTATTACGATCTATGAAGCAAGCTGTATATTCTCCAGAAAATCGCGGACATTTTGGATTATGTTTATCAAGTTATGTGCACTTTACTTCTCCAATAAGACGATATCCAGATCTTTTAGTACATAGAGTTATTAAATTTTTAATTTTAAAAGAAAAAAAAATATTTTTTAATAAAAATCATATCTATAATATTAATTTAATTAATTTGAAAGAAGCTGAAAGATTAGGTATTCATTGTTCTATGACAGAAAGACGTGCGGATAATGCCGTTCGTGATGTAATTGATTGGTTAAAATGCGATTTTATGCAGAAAAAAATTGGTCATATATTAAAAGGTGTGATTTCTAATGTTACTTCATTTGGATTATTTGTGCGTTTAAATTCATTATTTATTGATGGATTAGTACATATTAAAACATTAAGTGATGATTATTATTATTTTGATTCTCTTCGTTTAAGATTAATTGGTAAGTCTCATAAAAAAACTTATCGCCTTGGCGATTCATTAGACGTTAAGGTAATAGCAATAAATTCGCATGAGCGTAAAATAGAATTATCTTTATGCATATCTTATTAA